Sequence from the Rhodothermales bacterium genome:
GGCTGTGAGTGCCAGCGGCGGGGGGCGGACCGCCATGGCCGGGCCGGTCTATCGCCGGCCCGTGACGGCCGTCGACGGGGCGCTGCCGGCCTATTACGACGGGGCGCTGTTTATCTACGAATGGAGCCGCCGGTGGCTCAAGGAGGTGCGGATGGACGAGGCCGGCGACGTGTTGGCGATCCTCCCCGTGGCGCCCGAGCTGTCGTTTGCGCAGCCTATCGACCTCGAAATAGGGCCGGATGGCGCGTTGTACCTCCTGGAGTGGGGCTCGATCTTCTGGGGCGGCGGAGCCGATGCCGCGCTCGTCCGCCTCGCCTACGCCGCCGGCAACCGCCCGCCCTTCGCCCGGATCGGGGCCTCGACTACGTCCGGGCCGGCGCCACTCGCCGTGTCGTTCTCCGCCCAGGATAGCTTCGACCCGGACGAAGCCGCCACGCCGGGGTTCTCCTGGGATCTGGATGACGATGGGCAGGCCGACGCCACCGACGCCGCTCCGTCCTTCCTCTATACCCGGCCCGGGACGTATACGGTGCGGCTTCGCGTGACCGACGCGCAGGGGCTCGTCGGCGAGGCGTCGCAGGTGATCGTGGTCGGCGACCCGCTGCCGACGGCGTTTACCGTCGAGACGCCCTTCCCGAACCCGGCGCGGGCAGAGGTTACGCTGCCGTTTGGGCTACCGGCCGAGATGGATGTGCGGATCGAGGTATTCGACGCGCTGGGGCGCAGGCAGGAGGTGTTGCTCGATGAGCGCCGGCCGGCCGGCGTGCAGGACGTCTCGTTCAGCG
This genomic interval carries:
- a CDS encoding PKD domain-containing protein; the encoded protein is AVSASGGGRTAMAGPVYRRPVTAVDGALPAYYDGALFIYEWSRRWLKEVRMDEAGDVLAILPVAPELSFAQPIDLEIGPDGALYLLEWGSIFWGGGADAALVRLAYAAGNRPPFARIGASTTSGPAPLAVSFSAQDSFDPDEAATPGFSWDLDDDGQADATDAAPSFLYTRPGTYTVRLRVTDAQGLVGEASQVIVVGDPLPTAFTVETPFPNPARAEVTLPFGLPAEMDVRIEVFDALGRRQEVLLDERRPAGVQDVSFSVAGWISGVYVLRIETVRGRTTHLLVVTR